A genomic window from Carassius auratus strain Wakin chromosome 45, ASM336829v1, whole genome shotgun sequence includes:
- the LOC113062790 gene encoding superoxide dismutase [Mn], mitochondrial-like, whose product MLCRVGYVRRCAATLNPILGAVASRRKHTLPDLPYDYGALEPHICAEIMQLHHSKHHATYVNNLNVTEEKYQEALAKGDVITQVSLQPALKFNGGGHINHTIFWTNLSPNGGGEPQGELLEAIKRDFGSFQKMKEKISAATVAVQGSGWGWLGFDKDSGRLRIAACSNQDPLQGTTGLTPLLGIDVWEHAYYLQYKNVRPDYVKAIWNVVNWGNVSERLQAAKK is encoded by the exons ATGCTGTGTAGAGTCGGATATGTCCGCAG GTGTGCTGCCACCCTGAACCCCATCTTGGGTGCTGTGGCCTCCAGACGGAAGCACACACTGCCTGACCTCCCATATGACTATGGTGCACTTGAGCCGCACATCTGTGCTGAGATTATGCAGCTTCACCACAGCAAGCACCATGCAACTTATGTCAACAACCTCAATGTCACTGAGGAGAAATATCAAGAGGCACTGGCCAAGG GTGATGTGATAACTCAAGTCTCCCTTCAGCCTGCTTTGAAATTTAACGGTGGTGGCCATATTAATCATACCATATTCTGGACAAATCTGTCACCAAATGGTGGAGGAGAACCACAGG GTGAGCTGTTGGAAGCCATTAAGCGTGACTTTGGCTCATTTCAGAAGATGAAGGAGAAGATATCAGCTGCCACAGTGGCCGTTCAGGGCTCAGGATGGGGCTGGCTGGGCTTTGATAAGGACAGTGGAAGACTGAGGATTGCTGCTTGTTCTAACCAAGACCCTTTGCAGGGCACTACAG GTCTCACCCCATTACTTGGGATAGATGTCTGGGAGCATGCATACTATCTCCAGTACAAGAATGTTAGACCGGACTATGTTAAGGCCATCTGGAATGTTGTGAACTGGGGGAATGTCAGCGAGCGTTTACAAGCTGCCAAGAAATAA
- the LOC113062793 gene encoding pre-mRNA-splicing regulator WTAP-like has translation MTNEEPLLKKVRLSESDMKTLTREELCTRWKQHEAYVQMLETKYADLNSNDVTGLKESEEKLKQQQQESARRENILVMRLATKEQEMQECTTQIQYLKQVQQPSAAQLRTSMVDPAINLFFLKMKAELEQTKDKLEQAQNELSAWKFTPDSQTGKKLMAKCRMLIQENQELGRQLSQGRIAQLEAELALQKKYSEELKSSQDELNDFIIQLDEEVEGMQSTILVLQQQLKESRQQLSQLNSQCTSSGSGPSRNSPSTASEPPIQSESANASCSNVVKDCGRVSNGPSNGNSSQRGASGASLYREASSADEDYPPSPSVFSPSHGGMLKFSNHSEVAVSQRGGEGYVTQLSAGYEIVDSPTGSETSVTQHSNDTDSNADSHEAAAVSKGSRTAGMRHSTQNGLDSSAATVASSASTGSL, from the exons ATGACCAATGAAGAACCTCTCCTGAAGAAG GTTCGCCTTAGTGAATCTGACATGAAGACCCTGACTCGAGAGGAGCTGTGCACAAG GTGGAAACAGCATGAAGCATATGTCCAGATGCTTGAGacaaaatatgctgatttaaact CCAATGATGTGACAGGCCTAAAAGAGTCTGAGGAAAAGTTGAAGCAACAACAGCAGGAATCCGCTCGCAGGGAGAACATTCTGGTGATGAGGCTTGCTACTAAAGAGCAGGAAATGCAAGAGTGTACA ACCCAAATCCAGTACCTGAAGCAAGTCCAGCAACCGAGCGCGGCTCAGCTGAGAACCTCCATGGTGGACCCAGCcatcaacttatttttcctcAAAATGAAGGCTGAACTGGAACAGACTAAAGACAAACTGGAGCAAGCCCAAAATGAACTGAGTGCCTGGAAATTTACACCTGATAG CCAGACTGGTAAGAAGCTGATGGCGAAATGTCGCATGCTGATCCAGGAGAATCAGGAGTTGGGCAGGCAGCTGTCTCAGGGGCGCATCGCCCAGCTGGAGGCTGAGCTCGCCTTGCAGAAGAAGTACAGCGAAGAGCTCAAGAGCAGTCAAGATG AGCTCAATGACTTCATTATTCAGTTAGATGAGGAAGTAGAGGGCATGCAGAGCACCATCCTGGTTCTTCAACAGCAGCTGAAGGAGAGCAGGCAGCAGTTGTCTCAGTTGAACTCCCAATGCACTTCTAGTGGATCTGGTCCAAGCAGAAATTCACCTTCAACGGCCTCTGAACCTCCCATACAAAGTGAATCTGCGAATGCCTCGTGCTCAAACGTTGTGAAAGACTGCGGAAGGGTTTCCAACGGACCCTCCAACGGGAACTCATCTCAGAGGGGTGCATCTGGGGCCAGTCTGTATAGGGAAGCGAGCAGTGCAGATGAAGATTACCCACCATCACCATCTGTCTTCAGCCCCTCTCATGGTGGCATGTTGAAATTTTCCAACCACTCAGAAGTTGCAGTGAGCCAGAGGGGTGGAGAAGGGTATGTGACTCAACTAAGTGCGGGCTATGAGATCGTGGACTCACCAACGGGCAGTGAGACGTCAGTGACCCAGCACTCAAACGATACAGACTCCAATGCTGACTCCCATGAGGCCGCTGCTGTCTCCAAAGGCAGCAGGACTGCTGGTATGCGGCACAGCACTCAGAATGGCCTGGACTCCTCTGCAGCAACAGTCGCCTCCAGTGCCTCCACAGGGTCTTTGTAA
- the LOC113062791 gene encoding acetyl-CoA acetyltransferase, cytosolic-like isoform X2, which produces MYACRESQPTGHTTRNLPRKSSITAKMNTDAIVIVSAARTPIGTLVIKDVLKRANVKPEEVSEVIMGHVLTAGHGQNPARQSSVGADIPYSVPAWSCQMVCGSGLKAVCLGAQSIMTKESTIVVAGGMESMSRTPHIVQMRSGVKMGDATLQDSILTDGLTDAFNNYHMGVTAENVAKQWGVSREAQDQFAVTSQNRTEAAQKAGYFDQEIVPVTVPSRKGPVEVKADEFPRHGSNIDAMSKLKPCFVKDASGTVTAGNASGINDGAAATVLMSQSEAHRRGLKPMAHITSWAQAGLDPSVMGTGPILAIRKAVEKAEWKLDEVDLFEINEAFAAQSVAVVKELGLNPDKVNVCGGAISLGHPLGMSGCRVLVTLLHALQRTGGRKGVASLCIGGGMGIAMCVESK; this is translated from the exons atgtatgcatgtagaGAGAGCCAGCCTACCGGACACACAACAAGGAATCTGCCGAGAAAATCCAGCATTACAGCAAAGATGAACACGGATGCGATTGTTATCGTTTCTGCCGCGAGGACTCCTATAG GGACATTAGTCATCAAAGATGTGCTGAAAAGAGCCAATGTAAAGCCAGAAGAAGTCTCAGAGGTCATCATGGGTCATGTCCTCACTGCAG gTCATGGTCAGAATCCTGCTCGGCAGTCAAGTGTTGGTGCTGATATCCCATACTCCGTGCCAGCATGGAGCTGTCAGATGGTCTGTGGATCTGGCCTGAAGGCTGTGTGTCTTGGTGCTCAGTCCATCATGACTAAAGAATCCACTATAGTAGTAGCAGGAGGGATGGAGAGCATGAGTCGG ACTCCTCATATAGTGCAGATGAGGTCAGGGGTGAAGATGGGAGATGCTACTTTGCAGGACTCTATATTGACTGATGGACTCACAGATGCCTTTAACAATTACCACATGGGAGTCACag CTGAGAATGTGGCTAAGCAGTGGGGGGTGTCCCGCGAGGCTCAGGACCAGTTTGCCGTAACGTCCCAGAACAGAACTGAAGCAGCTCAGAAGGCTGGATATTTTGACCAGGAGATTGTGCCAGTTACTGTTCCCTCTAGGAAAG GTCCAGTCGAGGTCAAAGCTGATGAGTTTCCTCGGCATGGCAGTAATATTGATGCTATGTCCAAACTGAAGCCCTGTTTTGTGAAGGATGCTTCCGGTACAGTGACAGCTGGCAATGCATCAG GCATAAATGATGGGGCCGCAGCTACTGTTCTCATGAGCCAATCAGAGGCCCACAGGCGGGGCTTAAAACCAATGGCACACATCACATCCTGGGCTCAGGCAGGCCTTGATCCTTCAGTCATGGGCACAGGACCAATTCTAGCCATTAGGAAAGCT GTTGAGAAAGCTGAGTGGAAGCTGGATGAGGTTGATCTGTTTGAGATAAATGAAGCGTTTGCTGCTCAGTCCGTTGCAGTGGTAAAGGAGCTTGGTCTAAATCCTGATAAG GTAAATGTGTGTGGAGGGGCGATCTCTCTCGGACATCCTCTCGGTATGTCTGGCTGTAGAGTGTTGGTGACCCTGCTTCATGCACTTCAGAGGACAGGGGGACGGAAAGGGGTCGCTTCACTGTGTATAGGTGGTGGAATGGGTATCGCCATGTGTGTAGAGAGCAAATGA
- the LOC113062791 gene encoding acetyl-CoA acetyltransferase, cytosolic-like isoform X1 — MYACRESQPTGHTTRNLPRKSSITAKMNTDAIVIVSAARTPIGSFNGALSSIPLHDLGTLVIKDVLKRANVKPEEVSEVIMGHVLTAGHGQNPARQSSVGADIPYSVPAWSCQMVCGSGLKAVCLGAQSIMTKESTIVVAGGMESMSRTPHIVQMRSGVKMGDATLQDSILTDGLTDAFNNYHMGVTAENVAKQWGVSREAQDQFAVTSQNRTEAAQKAGYFDQEIVPVTVPSRKGPVEVKADEFPRHGSNIDAMSKLKPCFVKDASGTVTAGNASGINDGAAATVLMSQSEAHRRGLKPMAHITSWAQAGLDPSVMGTGPILAIRKAVEKAEWKLDEVDLFEINEAFAAQSVAVVKELGLNPDKVNVCGGAISLGHPLGMSGCRVLVTLLHALQRTGGRKGVASLCIGGGMGIAMCVESK; from the exons atgtatgcatgtagaGAGAGCCAGCCTACCGGACACACAACAAGGAATCTGCCGAGAAAATCCAGCATTACAGCAAAGATGAACACGGATGCGATTGTTATCGTTTCTGCCGCGAGGACTCCTATAG GATCATTCAATGGAGCCCTTAGTAGTATACCTCTCCATGATCTAGGGACATTAGTCATCAAAGATGTGCTGAAAAGAGCCAATGTAAAGCCAGAAGAAGTCTCAGAGGTCATCATGGGTCATGTCCTCACTGCAG gTCATGGTCAGAATCCTGCTCGGCAGTCAAGTGTTGGTGCTGATATCCCATACTCCGTGCCAGCATGGAGCTGTCAGATGGTCTGTGGATCTGGCCTGAAGGCTGTGTGTCTTGGTGCTCAGTCCATCATGACTAAAGAATCCACTATAGTAGTAGCAGGAGGGATGGAGAGCATGAGTCGG ACTCCTCATATAGTGCAGATGAGGTCAGGGGTGAAGATGGGAGATGCTACTTTGCAGGACTCTATATTGACTGATGGACTCACAGATGCCTTTAACAATTACCACATGGGAGTCACag CTGAGAATGTGGCTAAGCAGTGGGGGGTGTCCCGCGAGGCTCAGGACCAGTTTGCCGTAACGTCCCAGAACAGAACTGAAGCAGCTCAGAAGGCTGGATATTTTGACCAGGAGATTGTGCCAGTTACTGTTCCCTCTAGGAAAG GTCCAGTCGAGGTCAAAGCTGATGAGTTTCCTCGGCATGGCAGTAATATTGATGCTATGTCCAAACTGAAGCCCTGTTTTGTGAAGGATGCTTCCGGTACAGTGACAGCTGGCAATGCATCAG GCATAAATGATGGGGCCGCAGCTACTGTTCTCATGAGCCAATCAGAGGCCCACAGGCGGGGCTTAAAACCAATGGCACACATCACATCCTGGGCTCAGGCAGGCCTTGATCCTTCAGTCATGGGCACAGGACCAATTCTAGCCATTAGGAAAGCT GTTGAGAAAGCTGAGTGGAAGCTGGATGAGGTTGATCTGTTTGAGATAAATGAAGCGTTTGCTGCTCAGTCCGTTGCAGTGGTAAAGGAGCTTGGTCTAAATCCTGATAAG GTAAATGTGTGTGGAGGGGCGATCTCTCTCGGACATCCTCTCGGTATGTCTGGCTGTAGAGTGTTGGTGACCCTGCTTCATGCACTTCAGAGGACAGGGGGACGGAAAGGGGTCGCTTCACTGTGTATAGGTGGTGGAATGGGTATCGCCATGTGTGTAGAGAGCAAATGA
- the LOC113062794 gene encoding heme-binding protein 2: MLKAMGQLFFSSGLQNPKFTAQQSKGEDYEVRTYHTTNWVSTAVTDMEQDPAFSTGFRRLFKYIQGNNDKNCKVEMTAPVTCLIEPGAGPACESTFTVSFFIPEEHQADPPKPTDPDVFIENRQEVTLFVRTYGGFANSENSRVELLTLIESLKRDGMKFKEAPFYRAGYDSPFKLTNRRNEVWLIKDGE; this comes from the exons ATGCTTAAAGCCATGggtcaattatttttttcttctggacTCCAGAACCCAAAGTTCACTGCTCAACAGAGTAAG GGTGAAGACTATGAGGTCCGCACTTACCACACAACAAACTGGGTGAGCACTGCTGTGACTGATATGGAGCAGGACCCGGCCTTTAGCACAGGCTTCAGAAGACTGTTCAAATACATTCAGGGGAATAATGACAAAA ATTGTAAGGTGGAGATGACTGCACCAGTGACCTGTCTGATTGAGCCTGGTGCCGGACCCGCTTGTGAAAGCACCTTCACCGTGTCCTTCTTCATCCCTGAGGAACATCAGGCTGACCCACCCAAACCCACAGATCCAGATGTTTTCATCGAGAACAGACAAGAGGTCACGCTGTTTGTGAG GACCTATGGAGGGTTTGCTAACAGCGAGAACAGCCGTGTGGAGCTTCTGACACTGATAGAGAGCCTCAAGAGGGATGGGATGAAATTCAAGGAGGCCCCATTCTACAGAGCGGGATATGACAGCCCCTTCAAACTGACCAACCGCAGGAACGAGGTGTGGCTGATCAAAGATGGGGAATAA